A section of the Kribbella voronezhensis genome encodes:
- the cydC gene encoding thiol reductant ABC exporter subunit CydC: MMSVRWLLRIARPEVWRLVAAAVLGSLALGCSIGLMATSGWLISRAAQQPPVLYLTVAIVAVRAFGIGRGALRYAERLVGHDAAFRVLARTRVQAWIDLDRAAPAGLGKLRSGDVLANLVGDVEAVQDLLVRAVLPIAVAVITGTATVVLLGALLPAAGLVLLIGLLVAGLAAPAITLSVAGRAERRLAPARAALTDPVHELLTGAADLIAYGAAGPALDRIAGHDRKLTSLARRSAAGAGVGAAVGATALALTVVGELLVGVQAVRAGQLPGVQLAVLALTPLAAFELTNSLPAAAQHLVRGLRAVDRLRALEELPQPSVAWGNKDVIGHTLKIAGADARWPGASHPTLQDISLRLDPGRRIAVVGESGAGKSTLIATLAGFLATEQGLVTYGGRPLTELDENAFRRQVVVCAQDDHLFDTTIRNNLLVGRPDATDAELMSALHQARLGAWVDRQPRGLDTTVGERADQLSGGERQRLALARALLADPAVLLLDEPTAHLDEPTAAELTRDILAATRGRATLLVTHRLADLDDLDEVIVLTHGKVQRRGHPADVLQPTPTN, encoded by the coding sequence ATGATGTCGGTGCGTTGGCTGCTGCGGATCGCGCGGCCCGAAGTGTGGCGGCTGGTGGCGGCCGCGGTACTGGGATCCCTGGCACTGGGTTGCTCCATCGGCCTGATGGCGACGTCCGGCTGGCTGATCTCACGAGCCGCTCAGCAACCGCCCGTGCTCTACCTGACCGTCGCCATCGTCGCCGTGCGCGCCTTCGGCATCGGCCGGGGCGCCCTGCGGTACGCCGAACGCCTGGTCGGCCACGACGCCGCGTTCCGGGTCCTCGCCCGGACCCGCGTCCAGGCCTGGATCGACCTGGACCGGGCGGCACCGGCCGGCCTCGGCAAACTCCGCTCCGGCGACGTCCTCGCCAATCTGGTCGGCGACGTCGAAGCCGTGCAGGACCTGCTCGTCCGGGCGGTGCTGCCGATCGCCGTCGCGGTGATCACCGGTACTGCGACCGTGGTGCTGCTGGGCGCGCTGCTGCCGGCTGCGGGACTTGTCCTGCTCATCGGCTTGTTGGTGGCGGGTTTGGCCGCGCCGGCGATCACGTTGTCGGTGGCGGGCCGGGCCGAGCGCAGACTGGCCCCAGCACGAGCGGCTCTCACCGATCCGGTGCACGAACTGCTGACCGGCGCCGCCGATCTGATCGCCTATGGCGCGGCCGGGCCGGCGCTCGACCGGATCGCCGGTCATGACCGGAAGCTGACGTCATTGGCCCGGCGGTCCGCTGCCGGCGCCGGGGTGGGTGCTGCTGTCGGTGCGACAGCGCTGGCGTTGACGGTGGTGGGCGAGCTCCTGGTCGGAGTACAGGCTGTGCGCGCGGGTCAGCTGCCCGGCGTACAGCTTGCCGTCCTGGCGTTGACGCCGCTGGCCGCTTTCGAACTGACCAACTCGCTGCCTGCCGCGGCCCAGCACCTGGTCCGCGGCCTGCGGGCGGTCGACCGGCTCCGGGCGCTCGAAGAACTGCCTCAGCCATCGGTTGCCTGGGGCAACAAGGATGTCATCGGTCACACCCTGAAGATCGCCGGCGCCGATGCCCGCTGGCCCGGAGCCTCGCATCCCACCCTGCAGGACATCAGCCTGCGGCTCGACCCGGGCCGCCGGATCGCCGTGGTCGGCGAGAGCGGTGCCGGCAAGAGCACGCTGATCGCCACCCTGGCGGGCTTCCTGGCGACCGAGCAAGGACTGGTCACGTACGGCGGCAGGCCGCTCACCGAGTTGGACGAGAACGCGTTCCGGCGCCAGGTCGTCGTCTGCGCCCAGGACGACCACCTGTTCGACACGACGATCCGGAACAACCTGCTGGTCGGCAGACCCGATGCCACCGACGCCGAACTGATGAGCGCTCTGCACCAGGCACGGCTCGGAGCCTGGGTCGATCGCCAGCCACGCGGCCTCGACACCACCGTCGGCGAACGCGCCGACCAACTCTCAGGCGGTGAGCGCCAGCGCCTCGCCCTGGCCCGCGCCCTGCTCGCCGACCCGGCGGTTCTGCTCCTCGACGAACCCACCGCCCATCTCGACGAGCCCACCGCCGCCGAACTCACCCGCGACATCCTCGCCGCCACCCGCGGCCGCGCCACGCTGCTGGTGACCCACCGGCTGGCAGACCTGGACGACCTCGACGAGGTCATCGTCCTCACCCACGGCAAGGTCCAGCGCCGCGGTCACCCGGCCGACGTACTCCAACCCACGCCGACCAACTGA
- the cydD gene encoding thiol reductant ABC exporter subunit CydD, protein MPAIDPRLLRYARTTRVFLTLSVLIGVGQAVVILTQAWLLASIITDAFLHGAGLSDLSGRLTLLTITLVTRALLAWVAEVTAHHCSAAVKSELRMRLLHKVVQLGPRWLTGERSGELTTLATRGIDALDDYFSRYLPQLVLVCFVPLVVAGRMFAADWLSASIVVVTLPLIPAFMILVGLTTKQLTARQWAALQLLAHHFLDVLAGLGTLKAFGRSRAQLGTIERLADKQRKATLSSLRIAFLSSLVLELLATLSVALVAVSVGLRLVDGRLDLQTALLVLILAPEAYLPLRLLGAHYHASAEGLGAAEQVFSVLDHDVPDQGTASVRADRTIELDQVVVAGNDREGAALDGLSLTIPAGKVTGILGPSGCGKSTLLAVLLGFIRPDSGQVVVNGIDLATVELAGWRSQIAWMSQDPVLFAGTVFENIRLGRPYADDLAVRRAGQAARVDVPLEKVIGERGNGLSSGQRRRIALARALLLDAPLLLLDEPTEGVDPETEQDLLGTLPAAFAGRTVVLVTHRTALLSLCDQVVELAPAEVAA, encoded by the coding sequence ATGCCCGCCATCGATCCACGCCTGCTGCGCTATGCGAGGACCACGCGCGTCTTCCTCACGCTGTCGGTCCTGATCGGTGTCGGTCAAGCCGTGGTGATCCTGACCCAGGCGTGGCTGCTGGCATCCATCATCACGGACGCCTTCCTGCACGGCGCCGGCTTGAGCGATCTCAGCGGGCGGCTGACCTTGCTCACCATCACCCTGGTGACCCGGGCGTTGCTCGCCTGGGTCGCCGAGGTGACGGCCCACCACTGCTCGGCGGCGGTGAAGTCCGAGCTCCGGATGCGCCTGCTGCACAAGGTCGTCCAGCTCGGCCCGCGCTGGTTGACCGGCGAACGCAGCGGCGAGCTGACCACCCTGGCCACCCGCGGCATCGATGCCCTGGACGACTACTTCTCGCGCTACCTGCCGCAGTTGGTGCTGGTCTGCTTCGTTCCGCTGGTGGTCGCCGGACGGATGTTCGCCGCCGACTGGCTGAGCGCCTCCATCGTCGTCGTCACGCTGCCGCTGATCCCGGCCTTCATGATCCTGGTCGGCCTGACCACCAAGCAGTTGACGGCCCGTCAATGGGCAGCACTCCAGCTGCTTGCCCACCACTTCCTCGACGTGCTGGCCGGGCTGGGCACCCTCAAGGCGTTCGGTCGCTCCCGGGCCCAGCTCGGCACCATCGAGCGCCTGGCCGACAAGCAGCGCAAGGCGACGTTGTCGTCGCTGCGGATCGCCTTCCTGTCGTCCTTGGTGCTGGAGCTGCTCGCGACGTTGTCCGTCGCTCTCGTCGCCGTCTCGGTGGGCCTTCGGCTGGTGGACGGCCGGCTCGATCTCCAGACCGCCTTGCTGGTGCTGATCCTGGCGCCCGAGGCTTATCTGCCCCTGCGATTGCTGGGGGCGCACTACCACGCCAGCGCGGAGGGCCTCGGCGCCGCCGAGCAGGTCTTCTCGGTCCTCGACCACGACGTACCCGACCAGGGCACCGCATCGGTGCGAGCGGACCGGACGATCGAGCTCGACCAAGTAGTGGTAGCGGGCAACGATCGCGAAGGCGCCGCTCTCGACGGTCTGAGCCTGACGATCCCGGCCGGGAAGGTGACGGGCATCCTCGGGCCGAGCGGTTGCGGCAAGTCCACCCTGCTCGCCGTGCTCCTGGGCTTCATCCGGCCGGACAGCGGCCAGGTAGTTGTCAACGGCATCGACCTGGCGACCGTCGAGCTGGCCGGCTGGCGATCCCAGATCGCCTGGATGAGCCAGGATCCGGTGCTGTTCGCCGGCACCGTCTTCGAGAACATCCGGCTGGGACGTCCGTACGCCGACGACCTCGCCGTCCGGCGCGCCGGCCAGGCGGCCCGGGTCGACGTACCGCTGGAGAAGGTGATCGGTGAACGCGGCAACGGTCTGTCGAGCGGCCAGCGCCGCCGGATAGCGCTGGCTCGTGCCCTGCTGCTCGACGCTCCCCTGTTGCTGCTCGACGAACCGACCGAAGGCGTCGATCCCGAGACAGAACAGGACCTGCTCGGCACGCTGCCGGCCGCCTTCGCCGGACGTACCGTGGTACTGGTCACGCACCGGACAGCGCTCCTGAGTCTTTGCGACCAAGTCGTCGAACTGGCACCGGCGGAGGTGGCCGCATGA
- the cydB gene encoding cytochrome d ubiquinol oxidase subunit II, producing MALTDIWFLLIAVLWTGYLVLEGFDFGVGMLLPFVGRDAVDRKVTLRTIGPVWDGNEVWLLVAGGATFAAFPFWYATLFSGFYLALLIILVALILRGIALEYRGKLDDSSWHRRWDLVIVGSSAVPALLWGVALANIVRGVPMGADHEFAGNFFTLLNPYALLGGVTTLLLFALHGAIFLALKTHGEVHDRALKLVPPIGLATVVAAAAFLAWTQAFDGSALTWTLALAAALCLIGALAASRFGREGWAFVGTAATIALAAATLFTTLYPNVLPSTTDAAFSLTTVNAASTHYTLKIMTWVAVIFTPVVLAYQGYTYWVFRKRLGRTDIYQPAEKVTS from the coding sequence GTGGCACTCACTGATATCTGGTTCCTGCTCATCGCCGTTCTCTGGACCGGCTATCTCGTCCTCGAAGGCTTCGACTTCGGCGTCGGCATGCTGCTCCCGTTCGTCGGCCGCGACGCCGTCGACCGCAAGGTCACACTGCGGACCATCGGCCCGGTCTGGGACGGCAACGAGGTCTGGCTGCTGGTCGCGGGTGGCGCGACCTTCGCGGCCTTCCCGTTCTGGTACGCGACGTTGTTCTCCGGCTTCTACCTCGCCCTGCTGATCATCCTGGTCGCGCTCATCCTTCGCGGTATCGCACTCGAGTACCGCGGCAAGCTCGACGACTCCAGCTGGCACCGCCGCTGGGATCTGGTGATCGTCGGCAGCAGCGCGGTACCGGCTCTGCTCTGGGGGGTCGCCCTGGCCAACATCGTGCGCGGTGTGCCGATGGGTGCCGATCACGAGTTCGCCGGGAACTTCTTCACGCTGCTCAACCCCTACGCGCTGCTGGGCGGAGTCACCACCCTGCTGCTCTTCGCCTTGCACGGCGCGATCTTCCTTGCGCTGAAGACGCACGGCGAGGTGCACGACCGGGCGCTGAAGCTGGTGCCGCCGATCGGTCTCGCCACTGTGGTCGCAGCCGCCGCCTTCCTTGCCTGGACGCAAGCCTTCGACGGCTCGGCGCTCACCTGGACGCTCGCACTGGCTGCCGCCCTCTGCCTGATCGGTGCGCTGGCCGCATCGCGGTTCGGCCGGGAGGGCTGGGCCTTCGTCGGTACGGCGGCCACGATCGCGTTGGCAGCCGCGACGCTGTTCACCACCCTTTACCCGAACGTGCTGCCGTCGACCACCGACGCCGCCTTCAGCCTGACCACGGTCAACGCCGCGTCGACCCACTACACGCTGAAGATCATGACCTGGGTCGCCGTGATCTTCACCCCGGTGGTGCTCGCCTACCAGGGCTACACGTACTGGGTGTTCCGCAAGCGCCTCGGTCGCACCGACATCTACCAACCGGCCGAGAAGGTCACCAGCTGA
- a CDS encoding cytochrome ubiquinol oxidase subunit I, translating to MDAIDLARWQFGIITVYHFLFVPITIGMSALVAGLHTAWYRTGKQKYRRMTQFWGKLFLINFAIGVVTGIVQEFQFGMNWSSYSKFVGDIFGAPLAIEGLLAFFLESTFLGLWIFGWDRLPKKVHLASIWLVAIGTQLSAYFILAANSWMQWPRGYTYNSATGRAELHDFGAVLTNKVVLATYPHTIAASFLTAGAFMLGIALWHLLRRPGENGSLFRPAVKLGAITTLVAAAALMITGDIQAKIMTDTQPMKMAAAEALYDTSAPAPFSILTIGSLDGSKEVWSLKVPHGLSFLATSTWNGKVEGINNLQTAYEQRFGPGSYKPNVPLTYWTFRFMILAGVLTAAIALLALWQLRRQRKSSKWLIRAALAVPLLPLLGNSLGWIFTEMGRQPWIVFGLMQTRDGVSPSVGAGSVLTSLIVLTLLYGVLAVVEVFLLLRFAREVPAETTEPSDPEAAEPAFLY from the coding sequence ATGGATGCCATAGACCTTGCCCGGTGGCAGTTCGGGATCATCACCGTCTACCACTTCCTCTTCGTGCCGATCACCATCGGGATGTCCGCGCTGGTCGCGGGCCTGCACACCGCGTGGTACCGGACCGGGAAGCAGAAGTACCGGCGGATGACGCAGTTCTGGGGAAAGCTGTTCCTGATCAACTTCGCCATCGGCGTGGTGACCGGGATCGTCCAGGAGTTCCAGTTCGGGATGAACTGGAGCTCCTACTCGAAGTTCGTCGGCGACATCTTCGGGGCGCCGCTGGCGATCGAGGGGCTGCTCGCGTTCTTCCTCGAGTCGACGTTCCTCGGCCTGTGGATCTTCGGCTGGGACCGGTTGCCGAAGAAGGTGCACCTGGCATCGATCTGGCTTGTTGCCATCGGCACCCAGCTGTCGGCGTACTTCATCCTGGCCGCCAACTCGTGGATGCAGTGGCCCCGCGGTTACACCTACAACTCCGCGACCGGCCGGGCCGAACTGCACGACTTCGGCGCGGTGCTCACCAACAAGGTCGTGCTGGCGACCTACCCGCACACCATCGCGGCCAGCTTCCTGACCGCCGGCGCCTTCATGCTCGGGATCGCCCTGTGGCACCTGCTGCGCCGGCCCGGCGAGAACGGCAGCCTGTTCCGGCCCGCCGTGAAGCTGGGTGCGATCACGACGCTCGTCGCAGCCGCCGCGCTGATGATCACCGGTGACATCCAGGCCAAGATCATGACCGACACGCAGCCGATGAAGATGGCGGCCGCCGAAGCGCTCTACGACACCTCGGCGCCGGCACCGTTCTCCATCCTGACGATCGGGTCGCTCGACGGCAGCAAGGAGGTCTGGTCGCTGAAGGTCCCGCACGGGCTGTCCTTCCTGGCGACGAGCACCTGGAACGGCAAGGTCGAGGGGATCAACAACCTGCAGACGGCGTACGAACAGCGCTTCGGCCCGGGCTCGTACAAGCCCAACGTGCCGCTGACCTACTGGACCTTCCGCTTCATGATCCTGGCCGGAGTACTGACAGCGGCGATCGCGTTGCTCGCCCTGTGGCAGCTCCGCAGGCAACGGAAGTCCTCCAAGTGGCTCATCCGCGCGGCGCTCGCGGTTCCGCTGCTGCCTCTGCTGGGCAACAGCCTGGGCTGGATCTTCACCGAGATGGGACGCCAGCCGTGGATCGTCTTCGGGCTGATGCAGACCCGCGACGGGGTCTCCCCCAGTGTCGGCGCCGGCAGTGTGCTGACCTCTCTGATCGTCCTCACCCTCCTGTACGGCGTACTCGCGGTGGTCGAGGTCTTCCTGCTGCTCCGCTTCGCCCGCGAGGTTCCCGCGGAGACGACCGAGCCGTCCGACCCGGAGGCCGCTGAACCGGCCTTCCTGTACTGA
- a CDS encoding DUF1579 family protein — MTTISSTVPAPIKPGPEMKALARFHQDVSWDGVIQADGMGPGTPRMTATGTGLHHVIQDGRWIVGDYEQDQYLPDGTFVLRWQLHWVAGWDPAAQEYRATIADCYGHTDVLRGRIDGDLLTFQTLDEHAPVRIRLYWHLEGTDRIIWRNEISLNGGPFELVERYVCRPWDDRGLRVPSV, encoded by the coding sequence ATGACCACCATCAGCAGTACCGTGCCCGCGCCGATCAAGCCGGGACCCGAGATGAAGGCGCTCGCCCGCTTCCACCAGGACGTGAGCTGGGACGGCGTGATCCAGGCGGACGGCATGGGACCCGGAACGCCACGGATGACGGCGACCGGAACCGGCCTTCACCACGTCATCCAGGACGGCCGGTGGATCGTCGGCGACTACGAACAGGACCAGTATCTGCCGGACGGCACCTTCGTCCTGCGCTGGCAGTTGCACTGGGTGGCGGGCTGGGATCCGGCCGCTCAGGAGTACCGCGCCACGATCGCGGACTGCTACGGGCACACCGACGTACTGCGCGGCCGGATCGACGGCGACCTGCTGACCTTCCAGACCCTGGACGAGCACGCACCGGTCCGGATCCGGCTCTACTGGCACCTCGAAGGGACCGACCGGATCATTTGGCGCAACGAGATCTCCCTGAACGGCGGCCCCTTCGAACTGGTCGAACGCTACGTCTGCCGCCCCTGGGACGACCGGGGTCTGAGGGTCCCGTCGGTGTAG